The following are from one region of the Rhipicephalus microplus isolate Deutch F79 chromosome 1, USDA_Rmic, whole genome shotgun sequence genome:
- the LOC119185374 gene encoding uncharacterized protein LOC119185374 isoform X2 encodes MMNAANGASASTPDSPDALLGRRPFQRSVTELQAPFDQKSVIPEVNTRPPAEQTSVTAVTRQSDSTSAVTLLRTGRQPTYVDSGSPNHLNRVDSFGRDDGWRGHATSAGEFKPYLSPPVETRLPKEFAALSSPMEVSRALVGCRAVDASTSSSAEIKLQNCSATKEDSLRRQAASPICSRAFFYSTKQCALQRLDESTKDVADEVKLTSASEARPCSPSPHNNQLTDIAEGEIHNISDSPKPDLCANNGSFHSENGNVVRVVNGGYSPNETTREKENARLTVTFRTLPETGSFRRKCESRNSIHVDLNVRDGLPWNGRTQSSASSGSGDESSHAAAVSSSGLCRSRSLRSHRKPELSDGVAASRAMEDFLPPPLPPRKTKEDARRQAEESASPTLKRVTFHILPTTHENSERKEKSSSAEKRSVKDSSEDGFFTRPPPKTPSPVVLKGRAPSPTCHRATNGSPVVAKIKEPSPQGQRRLAKVNGVQGKTGPRDAAKTPGHPTKEAVVKKTFEPPSAASDVSTDCYNVYNVRTGKISSTVTKPNALGRSVARVPQECPNGTRGQLTKLRNISPTREAEKLIGKIISRCKSSAVLNGKDRNKPASPPPPSADGGNAQPQLLKLTARQQQRHSRCTKCVLAQAAK; translated from the exons ATGATGAACGCCGCAAATGGTGCCTCAGCGAGCACTCCGGATTCACCGGACGCCTTACTAGGCCGCCGCCCCTTCCAGCGTTCTGTCACAGAGCTCCAAGCTCCCTTCGACCAGAAATCCGTTATTCCGGAGGTGAACACGAGACCGCCAGCCGAGCAAACGAGTGTAACGGCTGTCACGCGCCAAAGCGACTCGACGTCCGCCGTAACGCTGCTTAGAACAGGTCGCCAGCCGACGTACGTAGATAGCGGGTCGCCAAATCATCTGAATCGCGTCGACAGCTTCGGTAGGGACGATGGGTGGAGGGGCCATGCGACTTCTGCGGGCGAGTTCAAGCCCTACCTGTCGCCGCCAGTGGAAACGCGCCTGCCGAAAGAATTCGCTGCTCTTTCGAGTCCGATGGAAGTGTCGAGAGCATTGGTGGGCTGCCGTGCTGTTGATGCTTCTACAAGCTCCAGCGCCGAGATCAAGCTTCAAAATTGTTCTGCCACGAAAGAAGATAGCCTTCGACGGCAAGCTGCGTCTCCTATATGTTCCAGGGCTTTCTTTTACTCTACTAAGCAGTGCGCTTTGCAGAGGCTAGATGAAAGTACCAAAGACGTGGCTGACGAAGTAAAACTGACATCGGCATCAGAAGCAAGGCCCTGTTCACCAAGTCCGCACAACAACCAGCTTACCGATATTGCTGAAGGGGAAATCCACAACATTTCAGATAGCCCGAAACCAGATCTATGTGCAAACAACGGAAGTTTCCATTCGGAAAATGGCAATGTCGTCCGTGTGGTTAACGGGGGCTACTCGCCGAACGAAACAACTCGCGAGAAAGAAAATGCCAGGTTAACGGTAACGTTTCGAACTCTTCCAGAGACGGGGAGCTTCCGGCGCAAATGCGAATCTCGTAACTCGATCCACGTAGACTTGAACGTGCGCGATGGTCTTCCCTGGAACGGGCGGACTCAAAGCTCCGCATCGTCGGGTAGTGGTGACGAAAGCAGCCACGCCGCTGCCGTGTCGAGCTCGGGCTTATGTCGTAGCCGCAGCCTGAGAAGCCATCGGAAGCCCGAGCTGTCCGACGGCGTTGCTGCGTCCAGGGCAATGGAGGATTTCTTACCTCCGCCGCTCCCGCCGCGCAAGACCAAGGAGGACGCCCGACGGCAGGCAGAGGAGAGCGCCTCACCCACGCTGAAAAGGGTCACCTTCCACATTCTTCCAACGACCCACGAGAATTCGGAACGCAAGGAAAAGTCGTCCTCCGCGGAGAAGCGCTCGGTAAAAGATTCCTCGGAGGACGGTTTCTTCACACGCCCGCCACCCAAGACTCCGTCGCCCGTAGTTCTTAAAGGGCGAGCGCCATCACCTACGTGTCACAGAGCGACGAACGGCTCTCCTGTCGTCGCTAAGATCAAGGAGCCATCGCCTCAGGGTCAACGTCGACTGGCCAAGGTGAACGGCGTTCAGGGCAAGACGGGACCGAGGGACGCCGCGAAGACGCCGGGACATCCAACAAAAGAGGCTGTAGTCAAGAAGACGTTCGAACCGCCTTCGGCCGCGAGTGATGTGTCTACGGACTGCTACAACGTATACAACGTCCGCACTGGCAAGATCTCCTCCACCGTGACCAAGCCGAACGCGCTTGGCCGTAGCGTGGCCAGAGTGCCCCAGGAGTGCCCCAACGGGACACGGGGTCAGCTGACCAAGCTAAGGAACATATCCCCAACCAGGGAGGCGGAAAAACTCATCGGCAAAATCATTTCTAG GTGCAAGTCGAGTGCGGTGCTGAACGGCAAAGACCGAAACAAGCCCGCCTCGCCGCCCCCTCCGTCGGCGGACGGAGGCAACGCACAGCCGCAGCTGCTCAAGCTCACCGCCAGGCAGCAGCAGCGACACAGTAGGTGCACGAAGTGTGTCCTTGCCCAGGCTGCCAAGTGA